From Candidatus Limnocylindrales bacterium, a single genomic window includes:
- the fusA gene encoding elongation factor G, translating to MAAPQVEPSRIRTVALVGQGGAGKTTIADALAFAGGGTQRLGRVDDETSLFDTEPEEMRRRCTISASLHHLAWDKHEVTILDTPGQGNFVAETHYVLRGASGVVQVVDATTTVRAEAHKVWKWAADLAQPVLFAMTKCDRPEADVDARLAELQEELGARPVLLTIPIVEGGAMTGVVDVLEQKAFLYEGATGKAKAAPIPESLAARAAELRSQLTEAAAEGDDELLEKYLDKGDLDPDDMVKGLSLAMLARTCQPVLAVSGLANIGIAQLLDAIARLTPAPCTLPPARAKDEQGKEIEVKPDPSAPFSGFVFKTIIDPHVGQLSLFRIMSGTVTAETAVVNTANRTKERLGHLLKLEGRKTKEVESATVGEVLAVAKLRDTHAGQTLADVSRPVAIDGFEPLTPAISFAIEAKKRGEEDKAMQGLMKMCEEDLALRVDRNEETHQMIVSGSGQLHVEVSCERLERKYGVGVNLKAPQVPYRETIRSKVPAHGRLKKQSGGHGQFADCKIEIEPLPRGGGFEFVDKIVGGAVPRNYIPAIEKGVVEGLRAGTLAGYPVVDVRVTLVDGQYHDVDSSEMAFKVAGSMAIKEGLPQAKPVLLEPFASLVVTAPDACMGDVLGDLNSRRAKVEGMEQRGHSEVIRAKVPMSEVLRYASDLTSMTSGRGSFDISFSHYEAVPEQLTAKLVAELKKKSAEA from the coding sequence ATGGCCGCTCCCCAGGTCGAACCATCACGGATCCGGACCGTCGCCCTGGTCGGACAGGGCGGAGCCGGCAAGACCACCATCGCCGACGCGCTCGCATTTGCCGGCGGCGGCACCCAGCGCCTCGGCCGCGTCGACGACGAAACGTCGCTGTTCGATACCGAGCCCGAAGAGATGAGGCGGCGCTGTACGATCTCCGCGTCGCTGCACCACCTCGCGTGGGACAAGCACGAGGTGACGATCCTCGACACTCCCGGCCAGGGCAATTTCGTTGCCGAAACCCACTACGTGCTGCGCGGCGCGTCGGGCGTCGTGCAGGTCGTCGATGCGACGACGACGGTGCGAGCCGAGGCGCACAAGGTCTGGAAGTGGGCCGCCGACCTCGCGCAGCCGGTGCTGTTCGCGATGACGAAATGCGATCGGCCCGAGGCCGACGTCGATGCGCGGCTGGCCGAGCTTCAGGAGGAGCTCGGCGCACGGCCTGTGCTGCTGACGATTCCGATCGTCGAAGGCGGCGCGATGACCGGCGTCGTCGACGTGCTCGAGCAGAAGGCGTTTCTGTACGAAGGCGCGACCGGCAAGGCGAAGGCCGCGCCGATTCCGGAGTCGCTCGCCGCGCGCGCCGCTGAGCTGAGGAGCCAGCTCACCGAAGCCGCCGCCGAAGGCGACGACGAGCTGCTCGAGAAGTATCTCGACAAAGGCGACCTCGATCCCGACGACATGGTCAAAGGCCTGTCGCTCGCGATGCTGGCACGCACTTGCCAGCCGGTGCTCGCGGTGTCCGGGCTCGCCAACATCGGAATCGCGCAGCTTCTCGATGCGATCGCGCGGCTAACGCCGGCGCCGTGCACGCTGCCGCCGGCCAGGGCGAAAGACGAGCAGGGCAAGGAGATCGAGGTCAAGCCCGATCCGTCGGCGCCGTTTTCGGGATTCGTCTTCAAGACCATCATCGATCCTCATGTCGGCCAGCTTTCGCTGTTCCGCATCATGTCGGGAACGGTCACCGCCGAGACGGCCGTCGTCAACACCGCCAACCGCACCAAGGAACGGCTCGGTCATCTGCTCAAGCTCGAAGGCCGCAAGACGAAGGAAGTCGAATCGGCAACCGTCGGCGAAGTGCTCGCCGTAGCGAAGCTGCGCGACACGCACGCAGGCCAGACGCTTGCCGACGTGTCGCGTCCCGTCGCCATCGACGGCTTCGAACCGCTGACGCCGGCCATCAGCTTTGCGATCGAGGCCAAGAAGCGCGGTGAAGAAGACAAGGCGATGCAGGGCCTGATGAAGATGTGCGAGGAAGACCTCGCGCTGCGCGTCGACCGCAACGAGGAGACGCACCAGATGATCGTCTCCGGCAGCGGCCAGCTCCACGTCGAGGTCTCGTGCGAGCGTCTCGAGAGGAAGTACGGCGTCGGCGTCAACCTGAAGGCGCCGCAGGTTCCGTATCGCGAAACCATCCGCTCGAAGGTGCCGGCGCACGGCCGCCTGAAGAAGCAGAGCGGCGGTCACGGCCAGTTCGCCGACTGCAAGATCGAGATCGAGCCGCTGCCGCGTGGCGGCGGCTTCGAATTCGTCGACAAGATCGTCGGCGGCGCGGTGCCGAGGAACTACATTCCGGCGATCGAGAAGGGCGTCGTCGAAGGTCTGCGGGCCGGCACGCTGGCGGGCTACCCGGTGGTCGACGTGCGCGTGACGCTCGTCGACGGCCAGTACCACGACGTCGATTCGTCCGAAATGGCGTTCAAGGTGGCCGGCTCGATGGCGATCAAGGAAGGCCTGCCGCAGGCCAAGCCGGTGCTTCTCGAGCCGTTCGCGTCGCTCGTCGTCACGGCTCCCGATGCGTGCATGGGCGACGTGCTCGGCGATCTCAATTCGCGCCGCGCAAAGGTCGAAGGTATGGAGCAGCGCGGTCATTCCGAGGTCATCCGCGCCAAGGTTCCGATGTCCGAAGTTCTGCGGTACGCGTCGGATCTGACTTCGATGACCAGCGGGCGGGGGAGCTTCGACATTTCGTTTTCGCACTACGAGGCGGTTCCCGAGCAGCTGACGGCCAAGCTCGTTGCCGAGCTCAAGAAGAAGAGCGCCGAAGCGTAG